From Nymphaea colorata isolate Beijing-Zhang1983 chromosome 6, ASM883128v2, whole genome shotgun sequence, a single genomic window includes:
- the LOC116256038 gene encoding putative leucine-rich repeat receptor-like serine/threonine-protein kinase At2g19230, producing the protein MDAHGFFFLFCCAATFLLAGAQRGFISIDCGLNDTATYINQLNNLTYVSDDGFIDSGMNGLIDPTSIGKGSNKVYFTVRFFPNYKRNCYQLPATVDTKYIVRATFLYGNYDGLDTPPSFDLHLGVNVWETVNLTDNNKPFWTELVVQAEARFLYVCLVNTGHGTPFISSLKLRPLPQNMYAPANSSLYLALKTFRRVDLGAKQPSWYPTDRLDRIWESNYDGYGTPYITSLPVTESANLMFGLPSVVMQTAVYSPDEIRVNWTGGVDDRFHLFLEFADVVPPTAGGSRTMKVQMNGEDWGDASIFYLHTNVLYSTTPLNNASEYSFSIRSANASDEGAVLNSFEIYKVVTFNGSATEEGDVMAVTAMKEYYQLKKNWIADPCLPFPWDGLTCDGSQTVGLDLSSSGLSGMISRHIFSLTKLKTLNLSTNNLHGSVPPFLLEMPYLVNIDLSSNNLSGPIPDLMRERVRSGKLTLRIEGNPHICLKDQCTQDQKSHAGKNVVSVISMVISLVLLVCLIFI; encoded by the exons ATGGATGCACAtggtttcttctttctcttctgctGTGCGGCCACCTTCCTACTAGCAGGAGCACAAAGAG GGTTTATCAGCATCGATTGTGGACTCAACGACACTGCCACTTACATTAATCAGTTGAACAACCTCACCTACGTGTCCGACGACGGATTCATTGACAGCGGAATGAATGGTCTGATAGATCCCACTAGCATCGGGAAAGGCTCCAACAAAGTATACTTCACGGTGAGGTTCTTCCCAAACTACAAAAGAAACTGCTATCAGCTGCCGGCAACTGTTGACACAAAGTATATCGTTCGGGCTACCTTCCTGTACGGCAATTATGACGGCCTCGACACACCGCCAAGTTTCgatctccatcttggtgtgaaCGTCTGGGAAACCGTGAACTTGACCGACAACAATAAGCCGTTCTGGACGGAGTTGGTCGTCCAAGCAGAGGCACGCTTTTTATATGTGTGCCTCGTGAATACAGGACATGGAACacctttcatttcttctttgaAGCTCCGACCACTCCCGCAAAACATGTATGCACCTGCCAATAGCTCGCTTTACCTTGCTTTGAAAACTTTCAGGCGGGTAGACCTTGGGGCCAAGCAACCAAGTTG GTACCCGACCGACCGCTTGGATCGCATATGGGAATCAAACTACGATGGTTATGGGACCCCCTACATCACAAGTTTACCGGTGACGGAGTCTGCTAACCTAATGTTTGGGTTGCCCTCGGTCGTAATGCAGACTGCTGTCTACTCGCCGGATGAAATCCGGGTCAACTGGACCGGGGGAGTTGACGACAGGTTCCATCTTTTCTTGGAGTTTGCTGATGTAGTGCCACCGACCGCCGGAGGATCGAGGACAATGAAGGTTCAGATGAACGGCGAGGACTGGGGTGATGCCTCGATTTTCTACCTCCACACCAATGTTCTCTACTCAACAACACCTCTAAATAATGCCTCCGAATATTCGTTCTCCATTCGGTCGGCGAATGCTTCAGACGAGGGCGCCGTCCTGAACTCCTTCGAGATCTACAAAGTGGTTACGTTCAACGGCTCTGCAACAGAAGAAGGAGACG TTATGGCCGTCACAGCCATGAAGGAGTACTATCAACTGAAGAAAAACTGGATTGCTGATCCATGTCTACCTTTTCCCTGGGATGGCTTGACCTGTGATGGATCGCAAACAGTGGGCCT GGACCTTTCTAGCAGTGGGCTGAGTGGTATGATTAGTCGCCACATTTTCAGTCTGACAAAGCTTAAAACATT GAACTTGTCCACCAACAATCTCCATGGTTCGGTGCCGCCTTTTCTGCTAGAAATGCCATATTTAGTCAATAT AGACTTGTCAAGCAACAATCTCTCTGGCCCTATTCCAGACCTCATGCGTGAAAGGGTGAGGAGCGGGAAACTAACGTTAAG AATTGAAGGCAATCCCCATATTTGCTTAAAAGATCAATGCACCCAGGATCAGAAGAGCCACGCGGGCAAGAATGTTGTATCAGTTATATCAATGGTCATATCTCTAGTTTTACTGGTGTGCTTAATATTCATCTAA
- the LOC116256037 gene encoding putative leucine-rich repeat receptor-like serine/threonine-protein kinase At2g19230 isoform X5, translating into MMGRRGLFFLLRSAALFFLVGAQTGFISIDCGLTESPSYVDENDNLTYVSDDGFVDTGVNRQVDPELKETNKRYQTVRAFPNYTRNCYYFPATIGARYFIRAAFMYGNYDGLNTPPSFDLYLGVDLWNNIKLDNVTHQYRSEIIVQAEASYTHLCLVETGGGTPFISYLKLRPLTDDVYAPANSSALVALTTFRRVNLGATGYVRYPDDRFDRIWTPDYDSYGTPYNTSEKIVESERSPFFALPSVVMQTAVYQLGGINISWLGGADRSFYVFLEFADILPTLSGTQRQMQVLENGQYWGEVNVSNLSPSILYSTSPSSAPQFTFSIQSANDSDEGAVLNSFEVYEVLTLSGSTTDAGDVTAITAIKEYYQLKRNWIGDPCLPDNSPWDGLTCGNDSRPWIVTLDLSNGGLSGEIVDHISKLTELKTLNLSRNNLQGPVPPFLQEMPNLINIDLSSNSLSGSIPNGLQEKVKNGEVMLRIDNNPLICQQDGCNQQESSNSSSSSSATAGSKGSNSATGLKNSYTVTAISVAIYLLLASCLSS; encoded by the exons ATGATGGGTCGGCGTggtcttttctttctcctccgCAGTGCTGCCCTTTTCTTCCTCGTCGGAGCACAGACAG GGTTTATAAGCATCGACTGCGGGCTGACTGAGAGTCCAAGTTATGTTGATGAGAATGACAATCTCACATACGTGTCTGATGATGGGTTTGTAGACACTGGAGTCAACAGGCAAGTTGATCCTGAGTTAAAGGAGACGAACAAGAGATACCAGACGGTGAGAGCATTCCCAAATTACACAAGAAACTGTTACTATTTTCCGGCTACAATTGGGGCAAGGTACTTCATTCGAGCGGCGTTCATGTATGGCAATTATGACGGGCTCAACACTCCCCCAAGTTTCGACTTGTACCTGGGCGTGGACTTGTGGAACAACATAAAATTGGACAACGTAACTCATCAATATAGGTCCGAGATCATTGTGCAAGCAGAAGCATCTTATACCCATCTATGTCTTGTCGAAACGGGAGGCGGAACgcctttcatttcttatttgaaGCTCCGGCCACTGACTGATGACGTCTACGCACCTGCCAATAGCTCTGCCTTGGTTGCACTAACAACTTTCCGACGAGTAAATCTTGGAGCCACTGGATACGTGAG GTACCCAGATGACCGCTTCGATCGTATATGGACGCCGGACTACGATTCATACGGGACACCCTACAACACCAGTGAGAAGATAGTGGAGAGTGAAAGGAGCCCATTCTTTGCGTTGCCCTCTGTTGTAATGCAGACTGCTGTCTACCAGCTTGGTGGAATAAACATCAGCTGGCTTGGGGGAGCCGACCGTAGCTTCTATGTTTTCTTGGAATTCGCGGACATATTGCCGACGTTGTCTGGTACACAGAGGCAAATGCAGGTTCTCGAGAATGGGCAATACTGGGGTGAGGTCAACGTTTCAAACCTCTCGCCCAGTATTCTATACTCAACCTCTCCCTCAAGCGCCCCCCAGTTTACATTCTCCATACAATCGGCCAATGATTCGGACGAGGGCGCCGTCCTCAACTCCTTCGAGGTGTACGAAGTCCTGACTCTCAGTGGCTCTACTACTGATGCCGGAGATG TTACTGCTATCACGGCCATCAAAGAGTACTATCAACTAAAGAGAAATTGGATTGGTGATCCTTGTCTTCCTGACAATTCTCCATGGGATGGCTTGACCTGTGGCAATGATTCGAGACCATGGATAGTGACTTT GGATCTTTCTAATGGTGGGCTAAGTGGCGAAATCGTCGACCATATTTCTAAACTGACTGAGCTTAAGACATT GAACTTATCAAGGAACAACCTGCAGGGACCAGTGCCACCATTCCTACAGGAGATGCCCAATTTGATCAACAT AGATCTATCAAGCAACAGTCTCTCTGGATCGATCCCCAATGGCTTGCAGGAAAAAGTGAAGAATGGAGAAGTCATGTTAAG GATTGACAACAATCCTCTAATTTGCCAACAAGATGGATGCAACCAACAAGAGAGCAGCAACAGTAGCAGTAGCAGTAGCGCTACGGCGGGCAGCAAAGGCAGTAACTCTGCAACTGGTCTCAAGAACAGTTACACTGTAACTGCAATTTCAGTGGCGATATATCTTCTTTTGGCAAGCTGTCTATCGTCCTGA
- the LOC116256037 gene encoding putative leucine-rich repeat receptor-like serine/threonine-protein kinase At2g19230 isoform X3, translating into MMGRRGLFFLLCSAALFFLVGAQTGFISIDCGLTESPSYVDENDNLTYVSDDGFVDTGVNRQVDPELKETNKRYQTVRAFPNYTRNCYYFPATIGARYFIRVAFMYGNYDGLNTPPSFDLYLGVDLWDNIKLDNVTHQYRSEIIVQAEASYTHLCLVETGGGTPFISYLKLRPLTDDVYAPANSSALVALTTFRRVNLGATGYVRYPDDRFDRIWTPDYDSYGTPYNTSEKIVESERSPFFALPSVVMQTAVYQLGGINISWLGGADRSFYVFLEFADILPTLSGTQRQMQVLENGQYWGEVNVSNLSPSILYSTSPSSAPQFTFSIQSANDSDEGAVLNSFEVYEVLTLSGSTTDAGDVTAITAIKEYYQLKRNWIGDPCLPDNSPWDGLTCGNDSRPWIVTLDLSNGGLSGEIVDHISKLTELKTLNLSRNNLQGPVPPFLQEMPNLINIDLSSNSLSGSIPNGLQEKVKNGEVMLRIDNNPLICQQDGCNQQESSNSSSSSSATAGSKGSNSATGLKNSYTVTAISVAIYLLLASCLSS; encoded by the exons ATGATGGGTCGGCGTggtcttttctttctcctctgcAGTGCTGCCCTTTTCTTCCTCGTCGGAGCACAGACAG GGTTTATAAGCATCGACTGCGGGCTGACTGAGAGTCCAAGTTATGTTGATGAGAATGACAATCTCACATACGTGTCTGATGATGGGTTTGTAGACACTGGAGTCAACAGGCAAGTTGATCCTGAGTTAAAGGAGACGAACAAGAGATACCAGACGGTGAGAGCATTCCCAAATTACACAAGAAACTGTTACTATTTTCCGGCTACAATTGGGGCAAGGTACTTCATTCGAGTGGCGTTCATGTATGGCAATTATGACGGGCTCAACACTCCCCCAAGTTTCGACTTGTACCTGGGCGTGGACTTGTGGGACAACATAAAATTGGACAACGTAACTCATCAATATAGGTCCGAGATCATTGTGCAAGCAGAAGCATCTTATACCCATCTATGTCTTGTCGAAACGGGAGGCGGAACgcctttcatttcttatttgaaGCTCCGGCCACTGACTGATGACGTCTACGCACCTGCCAATAGCTCTGCCTTGGTTGCACTAACAACTTTCCGACGAGTAAATCTTGGAGCCACTGGATACGTGAG GTACCCAGATGACCGCTTCGATCGTATATGGACGCCGGACTACGATTCATACGGGACACCCTACAACACCAGTGAGAAGATAGTGGAGAGTGAAAGGAGCCCATTCTTTGCGTTGCCCTCTGTTGTAATGCAGACTGCTGTCTACCAGCTTGGTGGAATAAACATCAGCTGGCTTGGGGGAGCCGACCGTAGCTTCTATGTTTTCTTGGAATTCGCGGACATATTGCCGACGTTGTCTGGTACACAGAGGCAAATGCAGGTTCTCGAGAATGGGCAATACTGGGGTGAGGTCAACGTTTCAAACCTCTCGCCCAGTATTCTATACTCAACCTCTCCCTCAAGCGCCCCCCAGTTTACATTCTCCATACAATCGGCCAATGATTCGGACGAGGGCGCCGTCCTCAACTCCTTCGAGGTGTACGAAGTCCTGACTCTCAGTGGCTCTACTACTGATGCCGGAGATG TTACTGCTATCACGGCCATCAAAGAGTACTATCAACTAAAGAGAAATTGGATTGGTGATCCTTGTCTTCCTGACAATTCTCCATGGGATGGCTTGACCTGTGGCAATGATTCGAGACCATGGATAGTGACTTT GGATCTTTCTAATGGTGGGCTAAGTGGCGAAATCGTCGACCATATTTCTAAACTGACTGAGCTTAAGACATT GAACTTATCAAGGAACAACCTGCAGGGACCAGTGCCACCATTCCTACAGGAGATGCCCAATTTGATCAACAT AGATCTATCAAGCAACAGTCTCTCTGGATCGATCCCCAATGGCTTGCAGGAAAAAGTGAAGAATGGAGAAGTCATGTTAAG GATTGACAACAATCCTCTAATTTGCCAACAAGATGGATGCAACCAACAAGAGAGCAGCAACAGTAGCAGTAGCAGTAGCGCTACGGCGGGCAGCAAAGGCAGTAACTCTGCAACTGGTCTCAAGAACAGTTACACTGTAACTGCAATTTCAGTGGCGATATATCTTCTTTTGGCAAGCTGTCTATCGTCCTGA
- the LOC116256037 gene encoding putative leucine-rich repeat receptor-like serine/threonine-protein kinase At2g19230 isoform X2 → MMGRRGLFFLLCSAALFFLVGAQTGFISIDCGLTESPSYVDENDNLTYVSDDGFVDTGVNRQVDPELKETNKRYQTVRAFPNYTRNCYYFPATIGARYFIRAAFMYGNYDGLNTPPSFDLYLGVDLWNNIKLDNVTHQYRSEIIVQAEASYTHLCLVETGGGTPFISYLKLRPLTDDVYAPANSSALVALTTFRRVNLGATGYVRYPDDRFDRIWTPDYDSYGTPYNTSEKIVESERSPFFALPSVVMQTAVYQLGGINISWLGGADRSFYVFLEFADILPTLSGTQRQMQVLENGQYWGEVNVSNLSPSILYSTSPSSAPQFTFSIQSANDSDEGAVLNSFEVYEVLTLSGSTTDAGDVTAITAIKEYYQLKRNWIGDPCLPDNSPWDGLTCGNDSRPWIVTLDLSNGGLSGEIVDHISKLTELKTLNLSRNNLQGPVPPFLQEMPNLINIDLSSNSLSGSIPNGLQEKVKNGEVMLRIDNNPLICQQDGCNQQESSNSSSSSSATAGSKGSNSATGLKNSYTVTAISVAIYLLLASCLSS, encoded by the exons ATGATGGGTCGGCGTggtcttttctttctcctctgcAGTGCTGCCCTTTTCTTCCTCGTCGGAGCACAGACAG GGTTTATAAGCATCGACTGCGGGCTGACTGAGAGTCCAAGTTATGTTGATGAGAATGACAATCTCACATACGTGTCTGATGATGGGTTTGTAGACACTGGAGTCAACAGGCAAGTTGATCCTGAGTTAAAGGAGACGAACAAGAGATACCAGACGGTGAGAGCATTCCCAAATTACACAAGAAACTGTTACTATTTTCCGGCTACAATTGGGGCAAGGTACTTCATTCGAGCGGCGTTCATGTATGGCAATTATGACGGGCTCAACACTCCCCCAAGTTTCGACTTGTACCTGGGCGTGGACTTGTGGAACAACATAAAATTGGACAACGTAACTCATCAATATAGGTCCGAGATCATTGTGCAAGCAGAAGCATCTTATACCCATCTATGTCTTGTCGAAACGGGAGGCGGAACgcctttcatttcttatttgaaGCTCCGGCCACTGACTGATGACGTCTACGCACCTGCCAATAGCTCTGCCTTGGTTGCACTAACAACTTTCCGACGAGTAAATCTTGGAGCCACTGGATACGTGAG GTACCCAGATGACCGCTTCGATCGTATATGGACGCCGGACTACGATTCATACGGGACACCCTACAACACCAGTGAGAAGATAGTGGAGAGTGAAAGGAGCCCATTCTTTGCGTTGCCCTCTGTTGTAATGCAGACTGCTGTCTACCAGCTTGGTGGAATAAACATCAGCTGGCTTGGGGGAGCCGACCGTAGCTTCTATGTTTTCTTGGAATTCGCGGACATATTGCCGACGTTGTCTGGTACACAGAGGCAAATGCAGGTTCTCGAGAATGGGCAATACTGGGGTGAGGTCAACGTTTCAAACCTCTCGCCCAGTATTCTATACTCAACCTCTCCCTCAAGCGCCCCCCAGTTTACATTCTCCATACAATCGGCCAATGATTCGGACGAGGGCGCCGTCCTCAACTCCTTCGAGGTGTACGAAGTCCTGACTCTCAGTGGCTCTACTACTGATGCCGGAGATG TTACTGCTATCACGGCCATCAAAGAGTACTATCAACTAAAGAGAAATTGGATTGGTGATCCTTGTCTTCCTGACAATTCTCCATGGGATGGCTTGACCTGTGGCAATGATTCGAGACCATGGATAGTGACTTT GGATCTTTCTAATGGTGGGCTAAGTGGCGAAATCGTCGACCATATTTCTAAACTGACTGAGCTTAAGACATT GAACTTATCAAGGAACAACCTGCAGGGACCAGTGCCACCATTCCTACAGGAGATGCCCAATTTGATCAACAT AGATCTATCAAGCAACAGTCTCTCTGGATCGATCCCCAATGGCTTGCAGGAAAAAGTGAAGAATGGAGAAGTCATGTTAAG GATTGACAACAATCCTCTAATTTGCCAACAAGATGGATGCAACCAACAAGAGAGCAGCAACAGTAGCAGTAGCAGTAGCGCTACGGCGGGCAGCAAAGGCAGTAACTCTGCAACTGGTCTCAAGAACAGTTACACTGTAACTGCAATTTCAGTGGCGATATATCTTCTTTTGGCAAGCTGTCTATCGTCCTGA
- the LOC116256037 gene encoding putative leucine-rich repeat receptor-like serine/threonine-protein kinase At2g19230 isoform X4 — protein sequence MMGRRGLFFLLRSAALFFLVGAQTGFISIDCGLTESPSYVDENDNLTYVSDDGFVDTGVNRQVDPELKETNKRYQTVRAFPNYTRNCYYFPATIGARYFIRVAFMYGNYDGLNTPPSFDLYLGVDLWDNIKLDNVTHQYRSEIIVQAEASYTHLCLVETGGGTPFISYLKLRPLTDDVYAPANSSALVALTTFRRVNLGATGYVRYPDDRFDRIWTPDYDSYGTPYNTSEKIVESERSPFFALPSVVMQTAVYQLGGINISWLGGADRSFYVFLEFADILPTLSGTQRQMQVLENGQYWGEVNVSNLSPSILYSTSPSSAPQFTFSIQSANDSDEGAVLNSFEVYEVLTLSGSTTDAGDVTAITAIKEYYQLKRNWIGDPCLPDNSPWDGLTCGNDSRPWIVTLDLSNGGLSGEIVDHISKLTELKTLNLSRNNLQGPVPPFLQEMPNLINIDLSSNSLSGSIPNGLQEKVKNGEVMLRIDNNPLICQQDGCNQQESSNSSSSSSATAGSKGSNSATGLKNSYTVTAISVAIYLLLASCLSS from the exons ATGATGGGTCGGCGTggtcttttctttctcctccgCAGTGCTGCCCTTTTCTTCCTCGTCGGAGCACAGACAG GGTTTATAAGCATCGACTGCGGGCTGACTGAGAGTCCAAGTTATGTTGATGAGAATGACAATCTCACATACGTGTCTGATGATGGGTTTGTAGACACTGGAGTCAACAGGCAAGTTGATCCTGAGTTAAAGGAGACGAACAAGAGATACCAGACGGTGAGAGCATTCCCAAATTACACAAGAAACTGTTACTATTTTCCGGCTACAATTGGGGCAAGGTACTTCATTCGAGTGGCGTTCATGTATGGCAATTATGACGGGCTCAACACTCCCCCAAGTTTCGACTTGTACCTGGGCGTGGACTTGTGGGACAACATAAAATTGGACAACGTAACTCATCAATATAGGTCCGAGATCATTGTGCAAGCAGAAGCATCTTATACCCATCTATGTCTTGTCGAAACGGGAGGCGGAACgcctttcatttcttatttgaaGCTCCGGCCACTGACTGATGACGTCTACGCACCTGCCAATAGCTCTGCCTTGGTTGCACTAACAACTTTCCGACGAGTAAATCTTGGAGCCACTGGATACGTGAG GTACCCAGATGACCGCTTCGATCGTATATGGACGCCGGACTACGATTCATACGGGACACCCTACAACACCAGTGAGAAGATAGTGGAGAGTGAAAGGAGCCCATTCTTTGCGTTGCCCTCTGTTGTAATGCAGACTGCTGTCTACCAGCTTGGTGGAATAAACATCAGCTGGCTTGGGGGAGCCGACCGTAGCTTCTATGTTTTCTTGGAATTCGCGGACATATTGCCGACGTTGTCTGGTACACAGAGGCAAATGCAGGTTCTCGAGAATGGGCAATACTGGGGTGAGGTCAACGTTTCAAACCTCTCGCCCAGTATTCTATACTCAACCTCTCCCTCAAGCGCCCCCCAGTTTACATTCTCCATACAATCGGCCAATGATTCGGACGAGGGCGCCGTCCTCAACTCCTTCGAGGTGTACGAAGTCCTGACTCTCAGTGGCTCTACTACTGATGCCGGAGATG TTACTGCTATCACGGCCATCAAAGAGTACTATCAACTAAAGAGAAATTGGATTGGTGATCCTTGTCTTCCTGACAATTCTCCATGGGATGGCTTGACCTGTGGCAATGATTCGAGACCATGGATAGTGACTTT GGATCTTTCTAATGGTGGGCTAAGTGGCGAAATCGTCGACCATATTTCTAAACTGACTGAGCTTAAGACATT GAACTTATCAAGGAACAACCTGCAGGGACCAGTGCCACCATTCCTACAGGAGATGCCCAATTTGATCAACAT AGATCTATCAAGCAACAGTCTCTCTGGATCGATCCCCAATGGCTTGCAGGAAAAAGTGAAGAATGGAGAAGTCATGTTAAG GATTGACAACAATCCTCTAATTTGCCAACAAGATGGATGCAACCAACAAGAGAGCAGCAACAGTAGCAGTAGCAGTAGCGCTACGGCGGGCAGCAAAGGCAGTAACTCTGCAACTGGTCTCAAGAACAGTTACACTGTAACTGCAATTTCAGTGGCGATATATCTTCTTTTGGCAAGCTGTCTATCGTCCTGA